Proteins co-encoded in one Bremerella sp. TYQ1 genomic window:
- a CDS encoding DUF1444 family protein yields the protein MDLLGYLFGNSKRDQFAQQLMRRVKDAGESREIRYERDAYQFTFFDQGELAGVANLGNIFSEYDQLPQDKREAYLGQITRAILAHHKSIPDEFPDAAPDILPIVRNRAYLEIGSLEQRLRGEDSWEVSSIAVGDHLLAMPIFDLPEAMRTIDSARMEQWGRTTYELMELALNNLRDLNASFTTIDDRVCVFQNGDHYDASRILLTERIRQLDVRGLPVALIPTRDCLIVTGDEDAIGLELLGELARRSLQDPRPISLTPCRLVEDEWETWLPPRHHSQHASLTELHLHGVSNEYREQHEAIEAGFAQSGQEGFIANYYLYRDLKTRELHSYCVWPDCPHALLPKADVVVFMDSTHMKPLASGSWDAVEAQLGSKMEDLNTFPPRYRVLGFPTAEELRQIGSIPRFRL from the coding sequence ATGGATTTACTCGGCTACCTTTTCGGCAACTCAAAACGGGATCAGTTTGCCCAGCAGCTGATGCGTCGGGTGAAGGATGCGGGCGAGAGTCGCGAAATCCGCTACGAGCGTGATGCCTATCAATTCACTTTCTTTGATCAGGGGGAATTGGCCGGCGTAGCGAATTTGGGAAATATTTTTAGCGAATACGACCAACTTCCGCAGGATAAACGCGAAGCTTATCTCGGCCAGATTACCCGAGCCATTCTTGCTCATCACAAGTCGATTCCTGATGAATTCCCTGACGCAGCCCCCGACATATTGCCGATTGTCCGCAATCGAGCCTACTTGGAAATCGGTAGCTTAGAGCAGCGACTACGAGGGGAGGACTCCTGGGAAGTAAGCTCGATCGCCGTGGGAGATCACCTCTTGGCGATGCCGATCTTCGACCTTCCAGAAGCCATGCGAACGATCGATTCGGCACGTATGGAACAGTGGGGACGAACGACCTACGAGTTGATGGAGCTGGCCCTCAACAACCTCCGCGACTTGAATGCTTCGTTCACGACAATAGACGATCGTGTTTGCGTATTTCAAAACGGCGATCATTACGACGCTTCGCGCATTTTGTTGACCGAACGAATTCGCCAGCTGGATGTCCGGGGACTTCCCGTCGCATTAATTCCAACGCGCGACTGCCTAATTGTAACCGGCGATGAAGATGCGATTGGCCTGGAATTGCTAGGCGAGCTGGCGCGTCGTTCGCTTCAAGATCCAAGACCGATCAGTTTGACTCCTTGTCGATTGGTCGAAGACGAATGGGAGACTTGGTTACCACCCCGTCATCATTCCCAGCATGCATCGCTGACTGAATTGCATTTGCATGGCGTGTCGAACGAGTATCGCGAACAGCATGAAGCGATCGAAGCGGGTTTTGCTCAGTCAGGACAAGAAGGGTTCATCGCGAACTATTACTTGTACCGAGATCTCAAGACACGCGAGCTTCATTCCTATTGTGTTTGGCCAGATTGTCCGCATGCGCTTCTGCCGAAAGCAGACGTTGTGGTGTTCATGGATTCAACGCATATGAAACCATTGGCAAGTGGTTCATGGGATGCGGTCGAAGCGCAATTGGGCTCGAAGATGGAGGACTTGAATACCTTCCCGCCACGCTATCGCGTACTCGGTTTTCCGACGGCTGAAGAGTTGAGGCAAATCGGTTCAATTCCACGTTTCCGACTATGA
- a CDS encoding protoglobin domain-containing protein gives MNSHRDLGNLSANELRELYHVTEEDLELILEYGQIVLPQLEAFIEEFYEWLRTQPEFELYFSDSATMHRVQGQQRRYWQDFFSAQIDESYVHKRKSVGANHARIGLPLPTYVSSMYRSLRIWTDVLYDQTLTHERYARSLKAVTKQIMLDTAIVVDTYMRQTNCIIAEQHDSLMQMSTPVTEVWDDILMLPIVGIIDSKRAQDIMTAVLHKIADTHSRSLILDISGVAVVDTAVANHLIKITKATRLMGCTCTISGVSPAIAQTIVELGINVGDIRTTATLKDALRDAFGDMKTVMHNNGTPS, from the coding sequence ATGAATTCACATCGTGATCTCGGGAATTTATCGGCGAACGAACTTCGAGAACTCTACCACGTGACGGAAGAGGACCTCGAACTGATTCTGGAATACGGCCAGATTGTCTTACCGCAGCTCGAAGCTTTTATCGAAGAGTTCTACGAGTGGCTTCGTACCCAGCCAGAATTTGAACTTTACTTCTCCGACAGCGCGACGATGCACCGAGTGCAAGGTCAGCAGCGACGCTACTGGCAAGATTTTTTCTCCGCGCAGATCGACGAGTCTTACGTTCACAAACGCAAGTCGGTTGGTGCGAATCATGCGCGGATCGGCTTGCCGCTGCCGACATACGTTTCCTCGATGTATCGCTCGCTCCGAATCTGGACCGACGTGCTGTACGACCAAACGTTGACGCACGAACGCTATGCACGATCGCTCAAAGCGGTGACAAAGCAGATCATGCTCGACACGGCGATTGTCGTTGATACTTACATGCGGCAAACCAATTGCATTATTGCGGAGCAGCACGATTCCTTAATGCAAATGTCGACGCCGGTGACGGAAGTCTGGGACGATATTCTGATGCTGCCCATTGTGGGAATCATCGACTCGAAACGTGCCCAAGACATCATGACCGCGGTGCTGCATAAGATCGCCGATACGCACTCGCGCTCGTTGATTCTCGACATTAGTGGCGTCGCGGTTGTTGATACGGCGGTCGCGAATCACTTAATCAAAATTACTAAAGCGACGCGACTGATGGGATGCACGTGCACCATTTCAGGTGTCTCTCCGGCAATCGCTCAGACGATTGTCGAACTGGGAATCAATGTCGGAGACATTCGCACCACGGCAACGCTAAAAGACGCGCTTCGAGATGCCTTTGGTGATATGAAAACGGTCATGCACAACAACGGAACTCCTTCATGA
- a CDS encoding STAS domain-containing protein, which yields MNYDRTEVPRIPMQLTAGCLVASIQVDLNDEVLFRFKRDLLEKIRQTQTRAVLLDVSGVDILDRVEFESVRQIMQMARLMGAHAILVGMKAEIACSLMDFDLDLRGLESTLTLDQAFQRLENRGAKSGGHNASNR from the coding sequence ATGAATTACGACCGAACAGAAGTGCCGAGAATTCCAATGCAGCTAACCGCAGGCTGCCTGGTCGCTTCGATTCAGGTCGACTTGAACGATGAAGTATTGTTTCGTTTCAAAAGGGACCTTCTGGAAAAGATTCGCCAGACACAAACCCGAGCCGTTCTGTTGGATGTTTCGGGAGTCGACATCTTAGATCGCGTCGAGTTCGAGTCGGTGCGACAAATCATGCAGATGGCGCGACTGATGGGAGCTCATGCCATTTTGGTTGGCATGAAAGCCGAGATCGCATGCTCGTTGATGGATTTTGATCTCGACTTACGCGGACTTGAATCGACGCTGACGCTCGATCAAGCGTTTCAGCGATTGGAAAATCGAGGAGCCAAAAGTGGAGGCCACAACGCGTCGAACCGATGA
- a CDS encoding ATP-binding protein, which translates to MASRKMAESSGLQGNQVALVATAVSELARNIMKYANHGEVILRTVVRGTKQGVEVVAWDHGPGIECIDSAMCDHHSTGGTLGLGLPGVKRLMDDFEIESEVDKGTRITVRKWK; encoded by the coding sequence ATGGCATCTCGCAAGATGGCCGAGTCGTCTGGACTACAAGGGAACCAAGTGGCACTGGTCGCAACCGCTGTTTCCGAGTTGGCTCGCAACATAATGAAGTATGCCAACCATGGCGAAGTCATACTTCGCACGGTTGTTCGAGGAACAAAGCAAGGAGTCGAGGTGGTCGCTTGGGATCATGGGCCGGGGATTGAATGCATCGATTCCGCCATGTGCGATCATCACAGCACGGGAGGAACGCTGGGACTTGGATTGCCCGGTGTTAAACGCCTCATGGATGACTTTGAAATCGAGTCGGAAGTCGACAAAGGAACCAGGATTACGGTGAGGAAATGGAAGTAA
- a CDS encoding SpoIIE family protein phosphatase, producing MTPRKLEAGRFVRSAAGHFVGGDLAIVQSHSEFCFIALVDVLGHGPQAYSTALQLEEEIENWADKFDLLSLMKSLHRHQQNGRGAAIGLATVEPRSGQVRYVGIGNATCRTLGEAPHHMLTREGVVGQTLRTPSLEIHKLTPHDVLLLYSDGVTSHFDVEDRFQLFFEPIDRVARYVVEAFGRSHDDASCIAVRFA from the coding sequence ATGACACCTCGCAAGCTGGAAGCTGGTCGCTTTGTTCGTTCCGCGGCCGGACATTTTGTCGGGGGCGACCTGGCCATCGTTCAGTCTCACTCCGAGTTTTGTTTTATTGCTCTGGTCGATGTTTTGGGACATGGACCTCAGGCCTATTCAACGGCACTGCAGTTGGAAGAAGAGATTGAAAACTGGGCCGACAAGTTCGACCTGCTTTCGCTCATGAAGTCACTGCATCGTCATCAGCAAAATGGTCGAGGCGCGGCCATCGGCTTGGCAACCGTCGAACCGCGATCAGGTCAGGTACGATACGTCGGAATTGGCAATGCGACTTGCCGTACGCTGGGCGAAGCCCCTCATCACATGCTGACGCGAGAAGGTGTCGTGGGGCAAACATTGCGAACGCCCTCGCTGGAGATCCATAAGCTGACGCCTCATGACGTGCTGTTGTTGTACAGCGACGGAGTCACCAGTCATTTTGATGTGGAAGATCGTTTTCAGCTTTTCTTTGAACCGATTGACCGAGTGGCCAGGTATGTCGTCGAAGCGTTTGGTCGAAGCCATGACGACGCTTCGTGCATTGCGGTGAGGTTCGCATGA
- a CDS encoding PP2C family protein-serine/threonine phosphatase, with protein sequence MKTHLGDVRIFDQSAVVEVRTKVYGLASAFGFGSSMATRMASTLSDLVRQLLDNQDPGALYVDLEDAQGHLVLDLRFLTSEGVLLSSGIREVFDDVWQSTNGSAVKEIKLRKTIRNLPGSLTPEFLDRQRNRICLKSRAALLEELREKNQQLEKYNAHLEELVRERTNELELTNQRMQRDLDAGAAYVARLIPEPITGPISIDWRYVPSEELGGDAMGYHWIDPDHMAIYLLDVTGHGIDSALLAVSIINVIRGASLPGADFRNPSEVLKRLNQSFTMERHDNKLYTMWYGVFHRPSRTLTWGGGGHPDALLYEKGSSEPIRLSSGGPLMGMIDWPHFETQSMVIQSPSSLYLYSDGVFEIHKEDGMEWTFEEFVQFMNAPIPKGDTKMDDLFRYVRELCGCEQLADDFSILEIRFNLPHEHGVVIGDAGAAI encoded by the coding sequence ATGAAAACGCACCTTGGAGACGTTCGGATATTTGATCAATCGGCGGTCGTCGAAGTACGTACGAAGGTTTACGGACTCGCATCGGCTTTTGGTTTCGGCTCGTCCATGGCAACGCGAATGGCTTCGACGCTCTCCGATTTAGTGCGACAGCTGCTCGACAACCAAGATCCTGGCGCGCTCTATGTCGACTTGGAAGACGCTCAAGGACATCTCGTTTTGGATCTACGCTTTTTGACCTCGGAAGGTGTCTTGCTTTCCAGTGGCATACGCGAAGTTTTCGACGACGTCTGGCAGTCCACCAACGGAAGTGCGGTGAAAGAGATCAAGTTGCGAAAAACGATTCGTAACCTGCCAGGCTCGCTTACCCCAGAGTTTCTTGATCGGCAACGCAATCGTATTTGTCTTAAGTCGCGTGCCGCGTTATTGGAAGAGCTTCGTGAGAAGAACCAGCAACTAGAGAAGTACAACGCTCATCTGGAAGAGTTGGTTCGTGAGCGGACCAACGAACTGGAACTGACCAATCAGCGAATGCAACGTGACTTGGACGCCGGCGCTGCCTACGTCGCTCGCTTGATTCCCGAACCGATTACCGGACCGATTTCCATCGATTGGCGCTACGTTCCTTCCGAAGAGCTGGGTGGTGACGCGATGGGTTATCACTGGATCGATCCTGATCACATGGCCATCTACTTGCTGGACGTGACAGGGCATGGAATTGATTCGGCGCTGCTTGCTGTCAGCATCATCAATGTGATTCGCGGAGCGTCGCTGCCTGGGGCCGACTTTCGCAATCCGAGCGAAGTTCTCAAGCGATTGAACCAGTCGTTCACCATGGAGCGACATGACAACAAGCTTTACACCATGTGGTACGGAGTCTTTCATCGTCCGTCGAGGACGCTCACTTGGGGCGGTGGTGGGCATCCTGATGCGCTGCTTTATGAAAAGGGATCGAGCGAGCCGATTCGTCTTTCGTCAGGCGGTCCTTTGATGGGAATGATCGATTGGCCTCATTTCGAAACTCAGTCGATGGTCATTCAGTCTCCGTCCAGTCTGTATCTGTACAGCGACGGTGTCTTCGAGATCCACAAAGAGGATGGCATGGAATGGACATTCGAGGAATTCGTCCAGTTCATGAACGCACCGATTCCTAAGGGCGATACGAAGATGGACGACTTATTCCGCTACGTCCGTGAGTTGTGCGGATGTGAACAACTGGCCGACGACTTCTCGATCCTCGAAATCCGATTCAATTTGCCGCACGAACATGGCGTTGTTATCGGGGATGCCGGAGCAGCTATTTGA
- a CDS encoding class IV adenylate cyclase: protein MPRNIEIKARISQRSEIEDRIVSLADSGPIVLQQTDHFYRVPAGRLKLREINGEHAELIFYQRGDTAGPKTSNYSRVPVSHPTELGSLLTDALEVVGTVKKTRTLYLIGQTRIHLDEVEDLGTYLELEVVLEDSQSEAEGEAVAHHLMQQLAISDDDLVEGAYLDHLLK from the coding sequence TTGCCTCGGAATATCGAAATCAAAGCCCGAATTTCTCAGCGAAGCGAGATCGAAGACCGCATCGTCTCGCTCGCTGATTCCGGGCCAATCGTTCTCCAGCAAACCGATCACTTCTATCGCGTCCCTGCTGGACGTCTCAAGTTACGAGAGATCAACGGCGAACATGCCGAGCTGATTTTCTATCAACGTGGCGACACGGCCGGCCCCAAGACTTCCAACTATTCACGCGTGCCCGTTTCTCACCCAACCGAATTAGGCAGCTTACTGACCGACGCATTGGAAGTCGTGGGAACCGTCAAGAAGACTCGCACGCTCTATTTGATTGGCCAAACGAGGATTCACTTGGACGAAGTCGAAGACCTCGGCACGTATCTTGAACTCGAAGTGGTTCTCGAAGACTCTCAGTCAGAAGCCGAGGGCGAAGCGGTTGCTCATCATTTGATGCAACAGTTGGCGATCTCTGATGACGACTTAGTTGAAGGAGCCTATCTCGATCATCTCCTCAAATAG
- the lysA gene encoding diaminopimelate decarboxylase — MPQVPTFSTSRQEIAGVPVKQIATEFGTPTYVYDAAKIVERIQDLAAFDVVRYAQKACSNLAILKLARENNVVVDAVSAWEIRRALAAGYDVHGDPPPIVYTADIFDREALELCVEHGLHVNCGSPDMIRQLGELAPGREITLRINPGFGHGHSQKTNTGGQQSKHGIWHEQLNDCLLLADANGLQITGLHMHIGSGTDLHHLSQVCDSMEKAALEVGRSIKTISAGGGLPIPYNSEQTYVDLDKYFELWDATRKNLEKAFDHSISLEIEPGRYLSAEAGYLVTEIRAVKQMGDNLFYVADAGFNNLARPIMYGAYHPISVARLDGQTVGEEHDVIVGGPLCESGDIFTQEEGGFVSARKLPPATVGDLLIIECAGAYGYCMSSNYNSKPMAAEVMIEDGNARVIRRRQTFEGFIADEMV, encoded by the coding sequence ATGCCACAAGTCCCCACGTTCTCTACTTCCCGTCAGGAAATTGCCGGAGTTCCCGTTAAGCAGATCGCTACTGAATTTGGCACGCCAACCTATGTTTACGACGCCGCCAAAATTGTGGAACGGATCCAAGATCTCGCCGCTTTCGATGTCGTCCGCTATGCCCAAAAGGCTTGCTCGAATTTGGCGATCTTGAAACTGGCTCGAGAGAACAACGTCGTTGTCGACGCCGTGAGTGCCTGGGAAATTCGCCGAGCCCTGGCCGCCGGATACGACGTGCATGGCGATCCGCCTCCGATCGTCTATACGGCGGATATCTTCGACCGTGAAGCATTGGAACTGTGCGTCGAACATGGCCTGCATGTGAACTGTGGTTCGCCAGACATGATTCGCCAACTAGGCGAATTGGCTCCTGGTCGCGAAATCACCCTGCGAATCAATCCTGGATTCGGACATGGGCACAGCCAGAAAACCAACACCGGCGGACAACAGTCGAAGCATGGCATCTGGCATGAACAACTGAACGACTGTTTGCTGCTGGCCGATGCCAATGGCCTGCAAATCACCGGTTTGCACATGCACATTGGAAGTGGAACCGACTTGCACCATCTTTCACAGGTTTGCGATTCGATGGAGAAAGCGGCACTGGAAGTGGGCCGCAGCATCAAGACCATCAGCGCCGGCGGCGGACTGCCGATTCCTTACAACAGCGAGCAAACCTACGTCGATCTCGACAAGTACTTCGAGCTGTGGGATGCAACGCGTAAGAACTTGGAGAAGGCCTTCGATCACAGCATCTCGCTAGAGATCGAACCTGGTCGCTACCTCTCCGCGGAGGCAGGTTACCTGGTTACCGAAATTCGTGCGGTCAAGCAGATGGGAGACAATCTCTTCTACGTGGCCGATGCTGGTTTCAATAATCTGGCTCGACCGATCATGTATGGTGCCTATCATCCGATCTCGGTCGCTCGGCTCGATGGGCAAACCGTTGGTGAAGAACATGACGTGATTGTGGGTGGCCCGCTTTGTGAATCTGGCGACATCTTCACGCAGGAAGAAGGAGGCTTTGTCAGCGCTCGAAAGTTACCACCGGCAACGGTGGGCGACCTTCTGATCATCGAATGTGCCGGAGCTTACGGCTATTGCATGAGCTCCAACTACAATTCGAAGCCGATGGCAGCGGAGGTGATGATCGAAGACGGCAACGCTCGTGTCATCCGACGTCGACAAACGTTTGAAGGCTTCATCGCAGACGAAATGGTCTAA
- the infA gene encoding translation initiation factor IF-1, producing MSKKEEALEVEGTVTQALANTRFRVQLDVGPTVMAHVAGKMRKHFIRIVPGDRVRVELSPYDMTKGRIVFRER from the coding sequence ATGTCTAAGAAAGAAGAGGCTCTCGAAGTAGAAGGCACAGTGACGCAAGCACTGGCCAATACACGATTCCGCGTCCAGTTGGACGTCGGCCCGACGGTTATGGCCCACGTGGCTGGCAAGATGCGTAAGCACTTTATTCGTATTGTTCCCGGCGACCGCGTTCGAGTGGAACTGTCCCCCTACGATATGACCAAGGGACGAATTGTCTTTCGAGAGCGCTAA
- a CDS encoding N-acetyltransferase: MSSITTELVTTRSQQNEFVEFPWELYKDDPNWIPPLRQNLKELVNFVPHPFYARNRVQCFLARRAGQVVGRIAAIVNVGHNERYEEQRGFWGFFESIDDTEVSGALFDAAKKWFADQGIFKMRGPANPSLNHEVGTLIEGFDSPPAFMMTYNPPYYDKLITDYGYEKTQDMFAFWGHINMLEGLDPKLKFIVDEAKSRFNLKLRRMDRKRFKEDVYTFLDNYNKSLVGTWGFVPIDKSEVDKMAADLKHLLVPELTSVCEVDGKVIGSMFGMLDYNPRIKKIDGKLFPFGFMRLLWNKKAIKNMRLISTNVVPEYQRWGIGLVILERLVPDIRKWGVQEVEFSWVLESNHLSRASLERGGAKKSKTYRMYDYAPTEKSDTPAAS; the protein is encoded by the coding sequence ATGTCCTCGATCACTACTGAACTAGTCACTACGCGTTCGCAGCAAAACGAGTTCGTTGAGTTTCCATGGGAGTTATATAAAGACGATCCCAATTGGATACCGCCATTACGGCAGAATCTGAAGGAACTGGTCAATTTTGTGCCACATCCCTTCTATGCGCGAAATCGGGTTCAGTGCTTTCTTGCTCGTCGAGCAGGACAGGTGGTCGGACGCATCGCTGCGATCGTCAACGTGGGGCACAATGAACGGTATGAAGAGCAGCGAGGATTCTGGGGTTTCTTTGAATCGATAGACGACACCGAAGTTAGTGGTGCACTGTTCGATGCCGCCAAAAAGTGGTTTGCCGATCAAGGCATCTTCAAAATGCGCGGCCCGGCCAATCCTTCACTCAATCATGAAGTAGGCACCCTAATTGAGGGTTTTGATTCGCCGCCTGCATTCATGATGACCTATAACCCCCCGTATTACGACAAGCTTATTACGGACTATGGATATGAAAAAACCCAAGATATGTTCGCATTTTGGGGACATATCAACATGCTGGAAGGGTTGGACCCGAAGCTGAAGTTTATCGTCGACGAAGCGAAGAGCCGCTTCAACTTGAAGCTGCGTCGTATGGATCGCAAACGGTTCAAAGAGGACGTTTACACGTTCCTCGACAACTACAACAAGTCGCTCGTCGGCACGTGGGGTTTTGTTCCGATCGATAAATCGGAAGTCGACAAGATGGCCGCCGACTTAAAACACTTGCTCGTTCCCGAGCTGACCTCGGTGTGTGAAGTCGATGGAAAAGTGATCGGATCGATGTTCGGTATGCTGGACTATAATCCGCGGATCAAGAAGATCGACGGGAAGCTTTTCCCGTTCGGATTCATGCGCCTTCTGTGGAATAAGAAGGCGATCAAAAACATGCGTTTGATTTCCACCAACGTTGTTCCTGAGTATCAGCGTTGGGGCATTGGCTTGGTGATTCTGGAACGGCTTGTTCCCGATATTCGCAAGTGGGGCGTGCAAGAGGTTGAGTTCTCTTGGGTCTTGGAAAGTAACCACCTCTCGCGAGCGTCGCTGGAACGAGGTGGAGCAAAGAAATCGAAGACCTACCGCATGTACGATTACGCCCCGACAGAGAAATCGGACACTCCCGCGGCAAGCTGA